One Alnus glutinosa chromosome 3, dhAlnGlut1.1, whole genome shotgun sequence genomic region harbors:
- the LOC133863767 gene encoding amino acid transporter AVT6E: MDSTYSSIPKNPYLELQSNNDPQHPRSPPKTHFKLLPLDEEGGYLRSSKKVGDGDDGFDNDLDFDFDHYPLIDGGSKTGSGISGAVFNLTTSIIGAGIMALPAAMKVLGLVLGFVLIILMGILSEISVELLVRFSALCKAATYGEVVQRAMGRPARVLSEICLIVNNAGVLVVYLIIMGDVMSGSVHHVGVFDQWLGNGVWDQRKLVILVVLVLFLAPLCALERIDSLSLTSAASVALAVVFVVVACVIAFIKLVEGHIEAPRMGPDFGSKKAILDLLVVVPIMTNAYVCHFNVQPIYNELEGRSPQKMNRVGRITTAVCIVVYAFTAISGYLLFGEDTESDVLTNFDKDLGIRFSSALNYIVRVGYILHLILVFPVVHFSLRQTVDSLVFEGSPPLLESRKRSLGLTVVLLAIIYFGSTMIPNIWTAFKFTGATTAVSLGFIFPSLIALRLNKQGGGLSFGEKFLSWLMLVLAIVVGIVGVIGNIYGIESQSE, encoded by the coding sequence ATGGATAGCACTTATTCCTCTATACCCAAAAATCCATATCTAGAATTACAATCCAACAATGATCCCCAACACCCTAGATCTCCTCCCAAAACCCATTTCAAATTGCTACCTTTGGATGAAGAAGGAGGTTACCTACGTTCCTCCAAGAAAGTGGGTGATGGTGATGATGGTTTTGATAATGatcttgattttgattttgatcatTATCCTCTTATTGATGGTGGGTCTAAAACTGGGTCTGGAATTTCTGGGGCTGTGTTTAATTTAACCACTTCGATTATTGGGGCTGGGATTATGGCCCTCCCGGCTGCAATGAAGGTTCTTGGATTGGTTTTGGGgtttgttttgataattttgatGGGTATTTTGTCGGAAATTAGTGTCGAATTGTTGGTGAGGTTTTCAGCATTGTGTAAGGCCGCTACTTACGGTGAGGTTGTGCAACGCGCGATGGGGAGGCCAGCGAGGGTGTTATCAGAGATCTGTCTGATTGTTAACAATGCAGGCGTGTTGGTGGTGTATTTGATTATAATGGGGGATGTCATGTCGGGGTCGGTTCATCACGTGGGGGTATTCGATCAGTGGTTGGGAAATGGGGTTTGGGATCAAAGGAAGCTGGTGATTTTGGTTGTGCTGGTTCTGTTTCTTGCTCCACTTTGTGCTTTAGAGAGGATTGATTCGTTGAGCTTGACTTCGGCTGCTTCGGTTGCTCTTGCAGTTGTGTTTGTTGTGGTTGCCTGTGTTATTGCGTTTATTAAGCTTGTCGAAGGGCACATTGAGGCTCCAAGGATGGGTCCGGATTTTGGGTCAAAAAAGGCTATTCTGGACTTACTTGTGGTGGTTCCCATCATGACGAATGCTTATGTTTGTCATTTCAATGTTCAGCCTATATATAATGAGCTTGAAGGGCGGTCTCCTCAGAAGATGAACCGGGTGGGGAGGATCACGACTGCTGTTTGCATTGTGGTCTATGCTTTTACAGCCATATCAGGGTATCTATTATTTGGGGAGGATACTGAATCTGATGTGCTGACCAATTTTGACAAGGACCTCGGGATTCGTTTCAGTTCCGCATTGAACTATATTGTCCGGGTTGGATACATTCTTCATTTGATTCTTGTTTTCCCTGTTGTTCATTTTTCCCTGCGGCAAACAGTGGATTCCTTGGTGTTTGAGGGATCCCCTCCACTCTTAGAGAGTAGGAAGAGGTCTTTAGGCTTGACAGTGGTTTTGTTGGCAATTATTTATTTCGGGTCCACTATGATTCCCAACATTTGGACAGCTTTCAAGTTTACTGGGGCAACAACAGCAGTGTCATTGGGTTTTATATTCCCATCTCTTATAGCATTAAGGTTAAATAAGCAAGGGGGTGGTTTGAGCTTTGGCGAAAAGTTCTTGTCCTGGCTGATGTTAGTATTAGCCATAGTAGTTGGCATTGTTGGAGTGATCGGCAATATCTATGGCATTGAAAGCCAATCCGAGTGA
- the LOC133862577 gene encoding pentatricopeptide repeat-containing protein At4g02750-like, producing the protein MIIRRLFHIRSLSTLSPVLQNHLFQCNKAIKDLSKLGRVAEARQLFDSMPQRDPGSWNSMISVYTQNGLLHEAQTLFNAFHGKNVRTWTILLTGYAKFGLVNEARMLFDAMPERNVVSWNAMMSGYVENGDLRSARELFNEMPERNVVSWNSMITGYCNCGMIREAYELFEKMGERNLVSWMVMISGFFETNEYGKAWCLFLMMMRSGMRPDQAVLIVALSAIKGLNDLELLECLRTVAIKTGYEGDVVVGTAILDAYTRNGSLDNAIKFFEIMPNRNEYSWTTMIAAFAQYDRFDNAIDFYERDPAKNVAARATIITAYAQKGRMYEARRIFYEICNPNVVMWNAMVAGYAQNGMLEEAKDIFLLIPVRSAASWAAMISGFVQNGQSREALELFAELHRSGNVPNHSSFTSALFACANSADFERGRQIHSLTIKTRCQFNSFVGNGLISMYGKCTNIEDVSQVFSTMFVRDTVSWNSLISRLSENCMLDDARKTFEKMPKQDVVSWTAIISAYEQAGQGDVAFEFFLDMLARGMRPNQITVTSLLSACASLGAIKLGQQVHTFTYKLGINSCLSLCNALITMYFKCGSLDSLCVFEEMPDRDIVTWNAVLGGCAQNGQGTKAVEIFEQMEASGVIPNEISFLGVLCACGHSGLVDKGWAYFTSMSRDYGITPLVYHYTCMVDLLGRAARLSEAEALIQNMPAEPDLVIWEVLLGACRIHRNMELGQRIAERLFQMGTMRSGAYVLLSNIYASQGMWDKVLEIRQAMKDRGVSKEPGISRIEIKNKLYYFLMGDKTHHEIGEIHSTLKNLYSRFRETGYVPDTNFVLHDVEEEQKQDELLYHSEKLAVAYGILRVPNGTPIQIMKNLRTCGDCHSFMKFVSDITKRKIVIRDGSRFHHFRDGLCSCGDYW; encoded by the coding sequence ATGATAATACGTCGTCTCTTCCACATCCGCTCTCTCTCCACGCTCTCTCCTGTCCTACAAAATCATCTCTTCCAATGCAACAAAGCCATCAAAGATCTTTCCAAGCTCGGCCGAGTCGCCGAGGCACGCCAATTATTTGACTCAATGCCTCAACGAGACCCGGGATCCTGGAACTCCATGATTTCAGTTTACACTCAGAACGGCCTCTTACACGAAGCACAAACGCTCTTCAATGCGTTTCATGGCAAGAATGTGAGAACTTGGACAATTCTGTTAACTGGGTATGCGAAATTCGGGCTTGTCAATGAGGCTCGGATGCTCTTTGATGCCATGCCGGAGCGTAATGTGGTTTCTTGGAACGCTATGATGAGTGGGTATGTGGAAAATGGTGATTTGAGGAGTGCTAGAGAGCTGTTTAACGAAATGCCTGAGAGAAACGTTGTGTCGTGGAATTCGATGATTACAGGGTATTGCAATTGCGGTATGATAAGGGAGGCGTATGAGTTATTTGAGAAAATGGGGGAGAGAAATTTGGTGTCTTGGATGGTTATGATATCCGGGTTTTTTGAGACAAATGAGTATGGAAAAGCATGGTGTCTGTTTTTGATGATGATGAGAAGTGGGATGAGGCCAGACCAGGCAGTATTGATTGTAGCTTTATCAGCTATAAAGGGGTTGAATGATTTAGAGTTGCTTGAGTGTTTGAGGACGGTAGCAATCAAGACAGGGTACGAGGGAGATGTGGTTGTGGGGACTGCGATTTTGGATGCCTATACCAGGAATGGGAGTTTGGATAATGCGATTAAGTTCTTTGAGATAATGCCAAATAGGAATGAGTACTCATGGACCACAATGATTGCAGCATTTGCACAGTATGATAGATTTGACAATGCAATTGATTTTTATGAGAGGGATCCAGCAAAGAATGTTGCTGCACGGGCAACAATTATAACCGCATATGCTCAAAAGGGAAGGATGTATGAAGCTAGACGTATTTTTTATGAGATTTGTAACCCCAATGTGGTTATGTGGAATGCTATGGTTGCTGGGTATGCTCAGAATGGAATGCTTGAAGAAGcaaaagatatttttttgctTATTCCTGTGCGGAGTGCTGCTTCTTGGGCTGCAATGATTTCTGGGTTTGTACAGAATGGACAAAGCAGAGAAGCTTTAGAGTTGTTTGCCGAGCTTCATAGGTCAGGAAATGTTCCAAATCATTCGAGTTTTACTAGTGCTCTTTTTGCTTGTGCAAACAGTGCAGATTTTGAGAGGGGTAGACAGATACACTCGCTTACCATTAAAACAAGGTGTCAGTTCAATTCTTTTGTAGGAAATGGGCTGATCTCCATGTATGGAAAGTGTACCAACATCGAGGATGTATCCCAGGTTTTTAGCACAATGTTTGTGAGAGACACCGTATCTTGGAACTCACTCATTTCTAGGCTTTCGGAGAATTGCATGTTGGATGATGCTCgaaaaacttttgaaaagatGCCAAAACAGGATGTGGTATCTTGGACTGCCATTATTTCAGCTTACGAGCAAGCAGGGCAAGGAGATGTTGCCTTTGAATTTTTCCTTGACATGTTAGCCAGAGGAATGAGACCGAACCAAATTACAGTTACAAGCCTCCTAAGTGCTTGTGCGAGCCTTGGTGCAATCAAGCTTGGGCAACAGGTCCATACCTTTACATACAAACTTGGAATTAATTCTTGCTTGTCTCTTTGTAATGCTCTTATAACAATGTACTTTAAGTGTGGTAGTCTTGATAGCCTTTGTGTCTTTGAAGAGATGCCTGACCGAGACATAGTCACATGGAATGCAGTTTTAGGTGGCTGTGCACAGAATGGACAAGGCACAAAAGCGGTTGAGATTTTCGAACAGATGGAAGCCTCAGGAGTTATTCCCAACGAAATCAGTTTTCTTGGGGTTCTTTGCGCTTGTGGCCACTCAGGGTTAGTGGATAAAGGGTGGGCCTATTTTACTTCCATGAGCCGAGATTATGGAATTACCCCGTTGGTTTATCACTATACTTGTATGGTTGATCTCCTTGGGAGGGCTGCACGGCTTTCTGAAGCTGAAGCTCTCATCCAAAACATGCCTGCAGAACCGGATCTTGTGATTTGGGAAGTACTTCTTGGTGCTTGTAGGATCCATCGAAACATGGAACTTGGTCAGAGAATTGCTGAAAGGCTTTTCCAGATGGGGACAATGAGATCTGGAGCCTATGTTTTACtatcaaatatatatgcatCTCAAGGTATGTGGGACAAAGTATTGGAAATAAGGCAAGCAATGAAAGATAGGGGAGTGAGCAAAGAACCAGGAATCAGCCGGATTGAGATCAAGAACAAGTTGTACTACTTCCTTATGGGGGACAAGACACATCATGAGATTGGAGAGATTCACTCAACATTAAAGAACTTGTATAGCCGGTTTAGAGAAACAGGTTATGTGCCGGATACAAATTTTGTTCTTCATGATGTGGAAGAGGAGCAAAAACAGGATGAGCTTCTCTACCATAGCGAGAAGCTCGCCGTTGCGTATGGGATCTTGCGCGTGCCGAACGGAACACCAATTCAGATCATGAAGAATCTCCGAACTTGTGGCGACTGTCACTCATTTATGAAATTTGTTTCTGATATTACGAAGCGTAAGATTGTTATTCGAGATGGGAGTAGATTCCACCATTTTAGGGATGGCTTGTGTTCTTGTGGGGATTATTGGTAA
- the LOC133864746 gene encoding uncharacterized protein LOC133864746, translated as MDWFSWLSKTGLEPSLVYEYGLAFAHNELEEEDIVYFNHEFLQSMGIAIAKHRLEILKLARKEKGASPRSMSRLLVAIRRTKRCLAKYIRTWTRPKESSALVVVPRPGYGTRWKGAMLKRNKRLMTTTATAKQGRLLLTNGSPRVDNYSSPVVYDLRKEEKTESSDDGYWLTGVEEIRWDTLFQDLKPT; from the coding sequence ATGGACTGGTTCTCTTGGCTATCTAAAACCGGCCTTGAGCCGTCTCTTGTTTACGAGTATGGTCTTGCTTTTGCCCACAACGAGctcgaagaagaagatataGTTTATTTCAACCATGAGTTTCTACAGAGCATGGGGATTGCCATAGCCAAACACAGGCTGGAGATCCTCAAGCTTGCTAGAAAGGAGAAGGGAGCAAGCCCGCGTTCCATGTCAAGGCTTCTGGTGGCGATCAGGCGGACGAAGAGGTGCTTAGCCAAATACATCCGTACGTGGACTCGCCCCAAGGAGTCGTCGGCTCTCGTGGTTGTGCCGAGGCCCGGCTATGGGACGAGATGGAAGGGAGCGATGTTGAAGAGGAACAAAAGATTGATGACGACGACAGCGACGGCGAAGCAAGGTAGGCTGCTGCTCACAAATGGGAGTCCTCGTGTTGATAATTACTCGAGCCCTGTGGTGTATGATCTCCGGAAGGAGGAAAAGACGGAGAGCAGCGATGATGGGTACTGGTTGACCGGAGTCGAAGAGATCAGGTGGGATACTCTGTTTCAGGATTTGAAACCCACGTGA